TGGTCTATTTAGAAATCAAGAAAAAACTAAAGGGGATTGTGTATAAACGAAGAATTTCAATGCGTCTGAGTCAAGTAGATGCGTATATGCAAAGTGAGCAAGAGGAACAATTTGAAGACAGATTAAATCAACAAATCAGCAACGAGATTTTTTGGTTAAAGAAAAAAGAAACGATTGCGCCTAAAGTTATCATTTCCTATGATAGAAGGGCTTTTAGCGCCTACAAAGAAGATCAGTTTAGAGTAACATTTGATGCGAAAATAAGGTGGCGCAATGACGATCTAAAGTTGGCAAATGGACATGATGGGGAACTTGTGGCACCAGAAATAGCTGTATTAATGGAAGTGAAATCATTGCACGCCTATCCTTTATGGTTTGTGAGAATACTCTCTGACTTAGACCTCTATCCATCCAAATTTTCCAAGTATGAACAAGTATATAGAAGATATTTATTAAATCAGAAAGTGGGAGTTTTATAATGTTAGATAATGTAGTGAAAAGTTCGATGGCCGATTTAGATGTGTGGCAAATAGTGATGTATAGCGGGGCTTCGGTTCTCTTAGGGATACTGGTTGCTTGTGTTCATATGTACCGCAACACGTATTCGCAAAGTTTCATCGTGACGTTGACGATTTTGCCAATTTTGGTGCAGTCGGTTATCATGCTGGTAAATGGAAATGTTGGTACGGGTATCGCTGTTTTGGGAGCGTTCAGTTTGATTCGTTTCCGTTCTGTGGCAGGTGGCGCGCGCGAAATTAGTAGTATTTTTTGGTCGATGGGAATTGGGCTGGCGACAGGGATGGGTTATCTGATGTACGCGCTCATTTTCTCCGCATTTGTGGCGCTTGTTTTGATCATTCTGACGCGAACTAAATTCGGATCAAAGAGTAAGGTGGCTGAGCGAAGTCTGCGTATTTCGATTCCTGAGGATATTGATTACGCGAATCTTTTTGACGATTTATTGCAAAGTTATGGATATGAGATTTCGCTTGATCAAGTACGGACGACCAATATGGGGAGTTTGATGGAGTTACGGTATTATATTAAACTAAAAAATGTTGATCAGGAAAAAGAGCTAATCGATGCGATTCGCACTAAAAACGGAAATTTGCCGGTTATTTCAGGTCGCGTTTCGAGTATTAAAGCAGAATTATAATGGATCGTTAGGGAACTAGATTCTGGCATTTTTCGCTGTGTTTAAGATAGGAATTGTTATGTATGAGTACCTAAAGCACAATTTTTTGGTATAAAAAAGAAATATATGCGGTGTGACTCGGCACTTTTTTATGGTATTATAAGATGAAAGTAATGGTGAGGATGGCAAAGGGGATTGTAAAGTTCTATTTACGGTTGCATTTTTCGCGCTATTTACAATTAGTCGTTGATCACACATAAAAGTTCTGAGTAGCATCATTGTAAACAACATAATAAGGCTAGAACAACTCATAAATCTTGGAATGATGCTATTTTTGGTCAGGAATATTTATTAGAGGTGTTGTAGCCTTTTTTTTCGG
The sequence above is drawn from the Listeria weihenstephanensis genome and encodes:
- a CDS encoding polyphosphate polymerase domain-containing protein, which codes for MQIFERREKKYILTEEKYNLLLERISEHMKEDKYGLHTICSLYYDTSNYDLIKRSSEKPTFKEKFRVRTYGVPSIEQMVYLEIKKKLKGIVYKRRISMRLSQVDAYMQSEQEEQFEDRLNQQISNEIFWLKKKETIAPKVIISYDRRAFSAYKEDQFRVTFDAKIRWRNDDLKLANGHDGELVAPEIAVLMEVKSLHAYPLWFVRILSDLDLYPSKFSKYEQVYRRYLLNQKVGVL
- a CDS encoding DUF4956 domain-containing protein, with product MLDNVVKSSMADLDVWQIVMYSGASVLLGILVACVHMYRNTYSQSFIVTLTILPILVQSVIMLVNGNVGTGIAVLGAFSLIRFRSVAGGAREISSIFWSMGIGLATGMGYLMYALIFSAFVALVLIILTRTKFGSKSKVAERSLRISIPEDIDYANLFDDLLQSYGYEISLDQVRTTNMGSLMELRYYIKLKNVDQEKELIDAIRTKNGNLPVISGRVSSIKAEL